The genomic interval TAAATGTAAGGAAGTTTGAAGGACTAGATGTACCTTAAGGAGATCTGTACAATGCATTCTTTTTACAAAGATTGCTGGTCAGCAAAGGGAAGAAGCTTAAATTTCTAGGAGTTTCTGCATTCTGGCTACTGTTGATTTGCCATTAGTTGCATGGCTTTAGACAGGGCACTATCTCtggctctgcttttttttttttgttttgtttcgtttgtgtttgtttgttgtgttttttcatttctctgataaaCTCTTCCAGATCAAACATTCTGGTAATGCATTTTCAACCCCTTCCAAAGTCCTTTTTGTGTCAGATCTAAAAATGACAGGGCTGATCCTCTCAGTGTTCAATTTCATTTtgccagaaaaatgaaatgttttgtgCACCTTCACATACTCACCAAGATTTTCATGAAATTTCTACACTGTATTATCTCTTGATGTTTAAGTATTCTTAAATAGCTTTGACATTTTTTCAGATTTCAGTAGAACAGGAGTACTTTGTTCTCTAAGATATTTGGTGGTGGTGTTAAGTAGCTGACCTTATCAAAATTTCCAGTttataaaaattagaagtaaTAAGGACATGTTGAAATGTATATTTGCAGATATCATAGTGCACAAAGTAGGTTTGTCACATTAGCTACAAGACAGTGTTATTGTTAAATAGATTTACAGCTAAATGAATGAGAATTTGagaaactatttcttttctttttgtctacaGATGCTGATAtagtaactttaaatattttggtaattttttttttttattttttgtttgtagttttattgagatataattgacatatagcaaacattgtgtaagtttaagttcTACAACTTGATggtttgatacacatatatattgtgaaagatCACCATAATAAGGTtaattaattaacacatctatcaccttatataattaaatttttttgtgtggtgaaaacatttaagatttactctttcaGAAACTTGCAAGTATATAATAAAGTATAGTTATGTATAATCACCTGGTGAGTATTGGATCTCTAGATGTTGTTCATCTTttaactggaggtttgtaccctttgaccgaAGTCTCCCCCTCCACCACTTTTCCTGCACCACTAACACCAGTCTCTGGCAACCAACAATCTGGTCTTGTCTCTGTGAGTTTGggtatttttaaattccacctatAAGTCCTgctatgcagtatttgtctttctctgtctgatttatttcactcattgTAACGCCAAccaggttcatccacattgttgcaaatggaagaactttcttctttctcatggctaaataatattcagttgtgtatatatatgtgtatatatatatgtatatacttacatatatatgtatatagacaccacattttctttattcactccATTTATCAGTGGACTCCTGGTTGTTCCCATGTCTTGTCTATCATGAATAATACTTCATTGAACACAGCATCTCTCTGAGATAACTGACttcatttgcttctatttttaatttgtttaggaGCCTCCTCTGTTTTCCCTAGTGTCTGTACTAGTTttattctcaccagcagtgtgccagggttcccttttctcctcatgctcaccaacacttgttagctcttttgtttttgatactagccattctgacaggtatgagatgatcTCTCATCGGGGTTTTgggtgatttgcatttccccagagattagtaatgttgagcttcctctcatgtacctgttggccatttcttacttggaaaagtatctgttcaagtcctctgcccatttttaaatcagattttatttttatttggttttatttatttgctgttgagttgtataagttccttccatattttggattttagctCCTCATCTGagatatggtttgcaaatattttctcccattctgtagattgcctttacACTTGGTTGACTGTTTTTTATGTTTCGCAGCCAGTTTGTAGTTTGATCTTACcccactagtttatttttgcttttggtgcttGTGCCGTTGGTATCACATCCAAAAAAAGTTATTGCCACAACCAGtgtcatggaatttttttccctacgtgttcttctaggagttttacagtttcactTCTCACATTTCATTCTTCTTAGTCCagtttaagttaatttttgtgagtggtaagATATGGGTCtcgtttcattctttggcatatgaatatccagtttttctaatactgtttatttaaaagactgtcttttctcctatCATGTATTCTTGACTCCCTCATCAAATAGCAGTTTACTGTACatgcaaatgtttatttctgggttctcctttctattccattagtctatgggtctgtttttattttaataccatactattttattACTAAAAGTTGGTACTATAGTCTGAGATTAGGAAGcataatgcctccagctttgttcttctttctcaagattgctctggctactcggggtcttttgtggtttcatacaaattgtaggatttttttttatttctatgaaaaatgccattggcatttttatagggattgcattgaatttataggtAGTTTTGGAACTAcggatattttaacaatactaattttTCCAATCTATAATTACAGATACCTTTACAATTATTTGCAACCTCTTTGATTCGTGTTATTAAAGTCTTACCAAGTTTTAAGTGTAAAgatcttttacttcctttgttgtatttattcctaagtattttatcattttttatgatactgtaaataggattgttttctttattttccttttagctATTTCATAGAAAAGCAACTGATTCTTGTACATTGCCTGGATAAGTCCTTCAAACACAGTAGACTTCAAACTGCCATCATCTTGCACATACTAATGTGCTCATAAGTTTGTATTACTAAGGGAAAAAAAGCTTTATATTGGTCCATTAACAATGaagagtaaatttaaaataaagacatttgagGCTGACAGCTCTACGTGACACACTAGTGAAATGTATTCACTTGTTTTATGAGATGTTTATCGAATCCAGCCTGTTACCAGTTACCGATCCAAGCACTATGTCTGTAgcaatgaggaaaacaaagcccCTGCCTCACAGATTGGAAAATACCTTCACTGACATGCAGTGCTAAGTGATGTGAAGTAAATAAAGAATTATGGCAAGTGTTGTGTTAGTTCAGATAACATTTGAGCAGATATATGAATAATAGGAGATGATCAGCCATGTATATATTTGGGAGTATACCATTCCAGGTAGAGAAGAGCTTATAGTGGAATAGCCTAAGCATCAGAAGGCAGTAAAGCTTGAAGAAGAAGAGATAAGGACATACCATCATCTGGTTACCTTTTAAAAACTCACTGTGATGCTATATGGAAAATCAGGTGTAGGGGAGCAAGTGACCAGGTTTGAGGATATTTCGTTGGTGCTGCAGGTGAGAGGTGTCAGTGAATTGGTCAAAAGTCTTAACAGCAGAAGTGGTGAGAAGTGACTGGCCCTGAATCTATTTTGCATTTGGAACTATAGGATTTGCTAAAGGAATAATTGTGAGctgtgaaggaaggagaaatgtgaTAGAAGAATTCTTAAAGTTTTAGTTCTGAACAACCAGCAAAATTGAAATTACATACAGTAAGATAGGAAAGACTGAAGAAGTAGCTTTGGGAAGGATATCAAAGAATTCTCTTTTAATATGTCAAGCAGGAGGTTCATACAGGAGCCTCAATCTCAAGTTAGAGTAGCAGTTAGAAATTTGGAAGTTGTCAGCCTACAGATGATATTCAAAGAAATTATCCCAAATCATTGGTTTTtctaaattcataaatatattaactATTATATAGAATCAGCTTCCATTCAGGCATCATCAAGTTTATGAACTGTTGGCTATCAGCCAAGCACTGGTAGAACATTCTGAGAGTACAGTAGAGATATTGAGACATtcaaaatacagatatttaacATCAGATAATTTCTATATCTCTGTTAACTGGAATTTCAAACATTACAATATTTTGAATCACCCAGCTTAGTACTAATATGTTATTTGGTTCTTTCATATTGATTTAGTCTATTTTTAACTAGATTTTTTAAGCTCTTTGAAAGCAggagcttcccccccccccatcacacaGGACGCCTACCACAGTTCTGGAAATATACTAAGACCACAAAGAATATTTGTTAATGGATgacatgataatttttttaagtttatttgttttgagaaagagagtatgagtggagggggggcagagagagagagaatcccaaacaggctctgcactgacagcacagagcctaaccctgggctcgatctcacagaccatgagatcatgacctgagccaaaagcaagagtctgctgcttaaccagctgagccaccaaggtgttcCTGATTAGATGATTTAATTGTTCAGGGCAGTATTATTTTTGTCACCatgagctttattttttcttcatcatgGATTATACAAGTGATTTATCTAATGAGAATACTGACAAATTCCTGTTACCTAGCTCttcgttttaaaaaaattacaatagattttcttttattcacttcTTAATAGTACTATCTGGCTTTTATTCCCatgtttattatttcaatttgcaGCCTGATTCTACTGCAACTGAAAGAGCAATTGCTAGACTAGCAGTGCATCctcttctgaagaaaaaaatagatgtgcTAAAAGGTatgaattaaatgatttttaagccATGTACCTAAATGCACTTGGGTATATGATTCTGAATAAATGgctattgatttatttattctatggtttttttttttttcattttgaggacCTTTTATAAATAtctccttcaaatatttttaaatgtggtaagGTGCCTGATAATATGGAAGTTATCTGATgtctaatgaaaaattaaatctgtattttttcctaaattctaatatataaatatgtatgtatttatatatataacatatattcatGGTAAATTTGAATACAATTGGTTTGCTAAATATTAATGTAATTCATAATATTACTTTTGATGTGGCCACGTACTCacataattttcattattataaaatgcGTTGAAAGAATTAAGTGTTGTCACAGAttagaagatatttatttttatgtttgaaagcACAATTTATAATGTGCCACAATCATATCAACACAATTTTGCTAAAGAAATTGAAgtggccattttatttttcttatttgtattcaGTGAAGTTTCCACTATTTTTCATAACTCCAAGGCCTGAAAGGATGGTTAATTTTAGAGTTTTAAATTGAATACCTCTGAGCATTTCTTCTCAGTTTGGTTTTTAAAGTCACTAGAGTTCTTCTGTGGGTTCAGatctatcatatatatttaatgtaattgcaGTTCTCCTCTTAAGTATATCCAAATAGTTGAAGAAATACTGTACTGAAACAGTTAtgttttattatctgttttaGTGCTGAAACAAGTCATGTGCTATTTCTTTTGCAGCTGCTGTCAAAGCTTTTAAAGATGCAAGACAAAATGTTGTTGAAATTAACTCATCAAAGAATGCTTCAGTAGAAAATCATTCCAAGGACACTTTGTGTTCAAATGATGATGCCAGTAAGTTACAGCATGAAGGAACTATTGTCAgtgagcaaaaagagaaagaagccaaaatattggcaaagaaaccaagaaattcaaaagaaaaaataaccaagATGGAACATGGACCCAATGCTGTAGACATTCCAGATTCTCCATCAAAGCCTTCTGAAAGGGATTCTGTAGTTCCGTCTGAACCGCGGAAGACACCTGCTgacccaaaaatgaaaacaataagtaaaactaaaaaaaggaaagggtcCGATAGCTCCCTTGGTGATAACAGTGATGGAGAAGAattacaggaagaagaaaaggagtatTTTGATGATAGCACAGAAGAAAGGTTTTACAAACAGTCTTCAATGTCTGAGGATAGTGACAGTGGTGATGACTTCTTCATTGGGAAAGTCAGACGGACACGAAAGAAGGAAAGTAGTTGCCATTCTTCAGTTAAGGAacaaaacccccccaaaaaagtgttACCTGAAGAAGATCTACTTGAAACCCATCAGAatataagaaaagacaaaaacccgCCAAGTACAGAATCAAGGAAGTTTGAGTCagtgtttttccattctttatcTGGATCTAAAATCTCCAGAAGGTAAGAGTATTTTTTCTAtcctaaaataattattagttcttaatttttttaaagataagaaatatcTGCACATCCTAACTACGACAGAATCTCTCCCAGCATACATGTAGTTTATAGAACACATCCTTTGTTTAGACTTGGCCCTTTTGAATGTTATATTCGGATCATATTTACAAATACACATatgggagggtgcctgggtgactcagttggctgagcatctgactcactttcaactcaggtcatgatatcacacatggttctgggttcaagccccatgttgggctctgcgctgactggagcctgcttgagattctctgtctctttgcctctctctgccctgcttgtcctctctctctcaaaataaataaataaactttaaaaaaaagggggacatcttaaaataaaaatttttaaaaatacctaaatgGCAGTGCCACATTTATCCTGTAGCCAGGTAATTTGTCCAGCTAATTTAAGTTTATCCCTTAGATGACCAAAGTCTTCAAACTTTGAATTTGCTTTTGATGAAAACCTTTTGAAAACGTCTCACATATCTTACTCTTTAAATAGAACTTTCTGAAAAGAACAGtgggctttggggcgcctgggtggctcattcggttaagcatccgacttcggctcagatcatgatctcacagtttgtgggtcgagccccgtgtcgggctctgggctgacagctcagagcctggaggctctttccgattctgtgtctccctctctctctgcccctcccctgttcacgctctgtctctgtctcaaaaataaataaacaaaaaaaaaaattaaaaaaaaaaaaaaaagaaagaacagtggGCTTTGTTTTTGACAACCCAGAGccatcattattttaaacatcAGTCTTTTTCTTATGAAATGTTTGCTCTCACTGAGCTTCTCCGGACTCCTATGTATTTGGTAATGTTGCTGCCTCTGTCCCTGCTATTCAGCACCACTTTCCACAGCTCTCCTGTGATAAGTCAGTaagtttaatttcatttgtaattCTAATCTGGTAGGAGATAGCTTCACACGGTTAGCTTATTTCTTCAGTAACAgctattttcttcagaaaattgtTTTTGTAAAGTCAAGGATAATTTTTAATAGAACAGAAACTTGTGATGTTAACATTTTCCAGGGAAGTAAGTGTAGAAAGACACACAACCATATTTGGAaccttaaaattaattaaaatcgtTTTTATGTGTCCCAAACCTGCCTCACAAGgctccatttcttttctcacttGAGAATAACATACCGTTATCCCTTCCATCTCTCACAAAATGTAAATCTTAATTTTTGTTACATGtgactctttcctgctttatgaAGACTTTCGAAATTTTTTGTCTGGATGGTCTTCAAGAGTGGAGACAGTACATATGTAACCAAGATAGGATATTTTATGACCAGAAGTCCCTGTAAGAAAGTGGGGTGAGAAGGAAATTCACATGTTTCTGTTGTAATATTGGTTGTAAATACTGATTGTAAAATCAAACTTTGATACAGCtaaaacttgggggggggggttatcatttttttattgattgGGGGGATGAGGGAGTGCGATAGTCCTTTGAGTTTTATccctagtttattttattttatctttgtaaagttatttatctttttaaagtcctaatggtcttttcttcttttggaaattACAGAGAACAGGCTCCAAAAAGCAAAACCCCAGGTATGTATTACTGGCTTCCTGCCCTTTCTATACAGTTAACTGATACTTTTCCAGAATGGAAGGATAAAAACTCCGGGTTGCTTAATAGTCTGAATGAATTATGTACCCACAGAAAGGGGAACAGAACATTTTCTAATTAtcagtgtgatttttaaattgtaattggtttttctgttgttgttgttattacctATCTGTGCCAGGAGGAAAGGTGTAAATAAAACTTACCAGGACATATTGGCTCTATTTGATTTCTCTTGAACTGAGATACGTTATGTCTTAGCACCATACCATTAAATATTCAGTAACAAGTATGTTACTTTCTGGGTTAAGAGTAAAATCAAAGTATTTTCACGTTAATTCATAACAAgtcaaattaaatatatttgggtAGTCTCATTTCTATACATAATCCCCGACTCTCACtggcttaaaataatgaaaatctatTTTTCACTCACATCACAGTCCACTGTGAATTGACAGAGGGGCTGTGTTTCATAGAGTAATTCAAGGATCAGGCTCCTTTCATCTCGTAGCTCCTTCCTCCTGCAGTTTCCTTTTGGACAGCAGAAGGGAAGAAGTACATGGAGAATTGTGCACGAGGTTTTCATGGGCCAGGCCAGAAAGTGGCAGGAATCAGTTACACTCACAATTCATTAGCCACAATTCAATTATATGGTGCCATTTAGCCACAGGGGAGCTAAGAAACGTTGTCTAATTGTGTGgttaggaggaaaaaagagagtggAATTTCTTAAACACGTCCCTTACCGGATGTGAGAGATTCCatttcactgcccctcccccaaacagaGCACACTTCTCTCCTTCCCAGGGAATCCACCTCAGAGTCCCAGCCCAGCATCATCCATCCCCTGGATGAGGCGGTACTTTCCATCCGGTTTCCTGGATGGGACTGCCCCAAGTTTGGTGGCCTGGCCACTTAAACACAGACTGCCCGTCCCCAGCTCATAACCAAATATTTAGTGGCAGATCAGGGACAAGGTAACCACAATATAAACTTCCAGTCAGTTAAGAGAGAATTGGGAGGCACATAACATGTCTACCACTACTGAGCAAAAATTGTAGAGGAGCTGGAGGAACTTCCTTATCCATTGTTCTTCCTGGCTTCTGACTGTCTTCTTGGGAGGTTTTTGTTCTATGGCTACACCTGAAGCAGACATTTGGTATAATTTCCTTGGGGGCTGCACCAAGTGACTGGTAAAAACATATGGTCCTGGAGACCGTTCAGAGTCTTTAACATTCAAGAGAGTTTTTTCAGCCCAGACTTAGGGTTTCTCTCACAACACAGGTCCCTCCAAAACTTAGTGGATTTCTGACTTCTTCATTTCCCGTTAGTCCATCCATGAGCTAGTCACCACACCACCAATTTTTTCCTAGAGCAAGTTGTCAAACTTGCTTTCTTTATGTTTGAGGGTATTTTTTCCCCACCCCAAGCATCATTCCATGTGTCTGCTGTGTTGAGACTCTCAGGTTTGGTTGAGAAGGCCATACTCTACTCTTAACTTTGCTCTGGGGCTGAATCTCCAGAGGCCTTTACTGCTTAAAATCTTAGTCTCCCGTCTAACTTTCAAAGTCCAAAGGCTTTTCTTAACCTTAAGTTAGTTCCCAGATACCTGGATTCTCTGTTGCTTTCAGTTTCTGTGTATGAGCTGGCCAGTTCTTTCCTGGACGCTGCTCTTTTTTGTAGTCTGTTGCCAAAGAGCCATCAGTACactaattcttttattctttcccacCACCTACCCTGGTGTTGGGAACTCCATAGGCATACAGCCTGCCTCCCAGGTTCTCACTTGGCAACAGTGAGAATGGCCACAGTTCTGCCCATTTCATTGGCATGGGAGATGTGCCCACTTTTCAGCCTCGGGTATCCATTTCCTTACCACCTACCACTGAACGGCCGAGCCAGTGCCAAATGCACATGTTGTGATGGCTGCATCCTCCTTCCGAGTGGCACTTTGCTCTTATTCGTAGTAGACTGGCTGCTGTAGCAAGCAGCCACCAAATCGTGGTGATTGAATTCTCATTCGTCACAGCCTTTGTGCTCTTTGCAGCCTCCTTCCATCTCGTGCCTCTGGGATTTCTCTGTGCTctctgggagcagagagagagaaagagattaaaGGATCGAATGTGAGGTTTTTCTGATCAGACCTTTTGTTCACATGTCTTTGGCTATAACTCAGCTTCATGGCCTCATCTAGCTGTGGCCAGGATGGGGAATGCATCCTGGCTGTGCacccaggaggaaaagaaaagtaggtCTGGCAGACACATGGCATCTGCCTCATTTACCTTGTATTCAGACACAGAGTAACTGTAAACTGCAGGCACCCCCCACATTTTCCCAGTGAGGAGACCCAAGTGGAAGGGCTTTTGTTTTTTCGCTTAgcttatatatttatagaatttaatttataatgtGTTTACACCTACAAATATACTTTACctaattatctaaaatatatattagtttagAATACTGCCttatttaaatctcattttttatgaagcagtttcttttaacatttaaactCTTTGTTCTTCATCACTAGAGCCACTCTGAGTATTATATCAGATTTTTAGACCACATGTGATTTGTGTAGCATGCAGGACGTTTTGAATTCTGTGTACAATAAATGTTTTGGAAATGTTGTCCCAAACTGTGTGCGTTTGTTTGTGTAATGTTACGACATTTACTTTTTAAGGAGATCTTGAGAACGCTTTTGACAGTGAATGATGTCTAAGTTGCAGTGGAGAAATTACACTTCCCATGTACTACTTAAAATCTCTGTTacatttttgtctccctttcccccaccctcatTCTATAAACATGCATTAATTCATGTCTTTTCTGGCTGATGTGTTTCTCACAAATGCTACTTTCTTGTTCAAAATAATGTAGTTTTAAGTATCTTATAATTTAAGAGGATGTAAGGACTAGAAGCAACTTGCCACTCTTGTATCTGGTGGATAATTTTATGATTGAAAAAGAGCTTTGTCTTAAATTGGAGTGAATTTAGTAATTTATCTCATAATAATTTTATGTTCAATAACAAGGCAGTGGAATCAAACAGTAGCcctttaaaaattcatctctCCTCCCATCACCATGGTCAGATCGAGTATTTTAGTAAATACATGTGAATTTTCTGGCTACATCATACACAGATATCCTAAACTAATGATGTTCCTTTGAAAATATaagatgctcttttcttttttttctttttcttttttttttcttggccttcCATGTTGTCTgcattgtttcctttcttaaacTGTTTCCTCAATGCAAATAAGACAGCACAACATACATGAGGAGATACACAATAAACATCTGTATAAAATATTAGAAGGCATGTGTCCCGAAATTGCCTATTCATATGTATATTACAATTTCAAACTATTCCTGTTAGACTTAGattttaaattgtggtatattccattgaagtaaaattaaattccttCTTTAAACGCTGatgtgagaaaatgaaatgtCTTTCTCTTGTATGGTCTTTAGGCATTTAGTTTTCACAATTTTGCTTTCTCCTCCCAGGTTTTCGGCAAAGTGAACTTCAGTTCAAGAATCCGTTTAATAAGAGTGCACAGAGAGGACTTGAAAATACAAAACAGCAGTCACAGCTGCCTCTTCATCCTTCATGGGAAGCAAGCAGGAGGCGGAAAGAACAGCAATCTAAAATTGCTGtgtttcaggggaaaaaaattacatttgatgATTGATTAGGACTTCTTTCTGTGAACCAGCCTGTTATTAAAGTTATGTTTACATAAGCTGTGCACAAATCAAGTACATACTTAAATTGTTTCTTAATAATATACCCGCACTCTTCCCTCTGTGCAAGAATTCTGAGATCACAACTCTCTCGGTCTTGGTCATGTGCACTTATCATGAAGTGAATATGACAAGTGTAGCTCTTGTTTCTTGCCTTGAAAATGAATGTTTAGGAGATATATTTTATAGTGGAAAATATGAGGaaattatagttatttaaaatagatCATCTTTCCTAAGAGTTATTCTTAGCAAAACTAAGTTAACTTTTTTTATGGGTATgaagacaataaattataaaaataaatgttaatttttattatacttttaatgaTTTGTGAtctctttgacttttaaaataagttccCAGTTTTTGATTTCTGAATTTTATCTCTAGTTTTTAGGAAACATACGTGTTTTAGTGTAGCAACATGACCAAAAAATTAGTTATATATGTCACTGCATAGAAATACTTGCTTATATCAAGAATGTATAACATGTAGTTACTTTAATGTGcttttatagaaacatttttttttttttgtggaatcatGAATGGGAATTTATTTATAAGGACAAATCCTGAAGGAGGTATGATTGAAGGAGCATTTCCAGAGAACTGAATGAGGTTATGAGATGCCTCACAGGGGAAGGGACTACTCTCGCTATACAGTACTGTTATTTCAAAGGAAGACAGGATTTTGAAACTCCTTTCAAATGTTTCACTTTGGCTTCTCTGGAAGAAATTAAAGGTTCTTGGTTAACTAACTAAAGATAAGGAAA from Panthera uncia isolate 11264 chromosome A1 unlocalized genomic scaffold, Puncia_PCG_1.0 HiC_scaffold_17, whole genome shotgun sequence carries:
- the SRFBP1 gene encoding serum response factor-binding protein 1, whose product is MAQQGSLNLNNEVVKMRKDVKRIRVLVIRKLVRSVGRLKSKKGTEDALLKNQRRAQRLLEEIHAMKELKPDIVTKSALGDDINFEKICKKPDSTATERAIARLAVHPLLKKKIDVLKAAVKAFKDARQNVVEINSSKNASVENHSKDTLCSNDDASKLQHEGTIVSEQKEKEAKILAKKPRNSKEKITKMEHGPNAVDIPDSPSKPSERDSVVPSEPRKTPADPKMKTISKTKKRKGSDSSLGDNSDGEELQEEEKEYFDDSTEERFYKQSSMSEDSDSGDDFFIGKVRRTRKKESSCHSSVKEQNPPKKVLPEEDLLETHQNIRKDKNPPSTESRKFESVFFHSLSGSKISRREQAPKSKTPGFRQSELQFKNPFNKSAQRGLENTKQQSQLPLHPSWEASRRRKEQQSKIAVFQGKKITFDD